Proteins encoded together in one Coffea arabica cultivar ET-39 chromosome 2c, Coffea Arabica ET-39 HiFi, whole genome shotgun sequence window:
- the LOC113730361 gene encoding phosphoinositide phospholipase C 6-like produces MGSYNYYRMFGCFNRKFKISETEPPPDVMSAFHKYAGGGTHMTPDQFARFLVEYQGEEGCTLADAERLMHIVIQRRHHLTKYTRRGLDLEDFFYFLFQDDLNGPIKTQVHHDMTAPLQHYFIYTGHNSYLTGNQLSSDCSEIPIIKALERGVRGIELDLWPNSAKDNVHVLHGRTLTTPVPLIKCLKSIREHAFVKSPYPVIITLEDHLTPDLQAKVAEMVIQIFGEMLYYPESGCLEEFPSPEALKHRIILSTKPPKEYLEIKNQKEGTSSPAEKDSSEDDFFMKDTLEGDPKYDSDPDDEDGDIQNQKSSQLAAPEYKRLIAIHAGKAKQGLRHALVTGLDKVKRLSLTEQDLERAASLYGTDVVRFTQKNILRVFPKGTRVTSSNFYPLVGWTHGAQMLAFNMQGYGKSLWLMHGLFRSNGGCGYVKKPDFLMKRGPRNELFDPKVKLPVKKTLKVSVYLGDGWRLDFSHTHFDSYSPPDFYTKVQMVGVPADEAKKKTRIIEDDWGPIWDEDFTFPLTVPELALLRIEIREHDMSEKDDFGGQTCLPVSELRPGIRAVPIYDKKGEKLRSVRLLMRFQFI; encoded by the exons atggggAGTTATAATTATTACAGGATGTTTGGATGTTTTAACCGGAAGTTTAAGATCAGCGAGACGGAGCCACCCCCGGACGTGATGAGTGCCTTCCATAAGTACGCCGGGGGCGGGACCCACATGACGCCCGACCAGTTTGCCAGGTTCCTGGTGGAATACCAGGGCGAGGAAGGCTGCACTCTGGCGGATGCAGAGAGGCTGATGCACATTGTCATCCAGCGTCGTCACCATTTGACCAAGTATACTCGCCGGGGACTTGACcttgaagatttcttttatttcttgttCCAGGATGATCTTAATGGCCCCATTAAAACTCAG GTACATCATGATATGACAGCTCCATTGCAACATTATTTCATATATACAGGTCACAATTCATACCTAACTGGAAACCAGTTGAGCAGCGACTGTAGTGAAATCCCAATCATAAAAGCCCTAGAAAGAGGTGTTAGGGGAATAGAACTAGATCTGTGGCCCAATTCTGCAAAAGATAATGTGCATGTTCTTCATGGAAG GACGCTGACCACTCCAGTGCCACTCATTAAATGCTTGAAGTCTATTAGGGAGCATGCTTTTGTCAAATCTCCCTACCCTGTAATAATTACTTTGGAGGATCACCTCACTCCGGACCTTCAGGCTAAAGTTGCAGAG ATGGTAATTCAAATTTTTGGAGAAATGCTGTATTACCCGGAGTCGGGATGCTTAGAAGAATTTCCCTCTCCGGAAGCATTGAAGCATCGAATAATTCTTTCAACCAAACCACCAAAAGAGTACCTTGAAATAAAGAATCAGAAAGAAGGAACTTCTTCACCTGCGGAAAAGGATTCTTCTGAAGATGATTTTTTTATGAAGGATACATTGGAGGGCGACCCAAAG TACGATAGTGATCCAGATGATGAAGATGGAGACATCCAAAACCAAAAATCATCCCAACTAGCAGCACCGGAGTACAAGCGTCTCATTGCTATTCATGCTGGGAAGGCAAAACAGGGGTTGAGGCACGCATTAGTAACTGGGCTGGACAAAGTTAAGCGTCTTAGTTTGACTGAACAAGACCTTGAAAGGGCTGCATCTTTATATGGAACTGATGTTGTGAG GTTTACACAGAAGAATATTCTGAGGGTGTTTCCAAAGGGAACAAGAGTAACATCGTCCAATTTTTACCCTTTAGTTGGCTGGACGCATGGAGCTCAAATGCTTGCATTCAATATGCAG GGGTATGGAAAATCACTTTGGTTGATGCATGGGTTGTTCAGATCTAATGGAGGTTGCGGTTACGTTAAGAAGCCTGACTTTCTCATGAAAAGGGGACCGCGGAATGAGCTATTTGACCCTAAAGTAAAATTGCCAGTAAAGAAAACTTTAAAG GTAAGCGTGTATTTGGGAGATGGATGGCGATTAGATTTCAGTCACACACATTTTGATTCATATTCACCGCCAGACTTCTACACAAAG GTTCAGATGGTAGGAGTGCCTGCAgatgaggccaagaaaaagaCGAGGATAATAGAGGATGACTGGGGACCAATTTGGGACGAGGATTTCACATTCCCATTGACAGTTCCTGAGTTAGCTTTGCTTCGGATTGAAATCCGTGAGCATGACATGTCGGAGAAGGATGATTTTGGGGGACAGACATGCTTGCCTGTTTCGGAGTTGAGACCGGGGATCCGAGCAGTTCCAATTTACGATAAGAAAGGAGAGAAACTTAGATCTGTAAGGCTTCTGATGCGGTTCCAGTTCATATGA
- the LOC113730362 gene encoding protein AMEIOTIC 1 isoform X1 — MVPTTRGRATKLNVAVGGFYKILHANLPPRTPPWLRSVSIAMVSEKSKLKVTISFPSKESIESCLDQERPGSNPKLDMCFIMGLKLAQRVLFREVKIPHFGNLEEVKDFWLVKAPLIPKLELEEVSVKSPCSSSTTTMKFGGGRLEEKVEEVEKQVIKVENVVKAEIVSEEATTEDLHKAKKYKWWSNESFEAGKRVILNILKEKEAVAENPIYRAALRKEAQKEIGNTGLLDHLLKDIPGKIAPDGTSRFQRCYNADGVIMYWLESADLVDVRKKAGVADPFWIPPPGWKQGACSAGCPCAKEVELLREELSKVKRDLEETQKQLNEVCAGDMRRYCDCNNWVGGFW; from the exons ATGGTTCCAACAACTAGAGGAAGAGCAACCAAACTGAATGTTGCTGTCGGGggtttttacaaaattttacaTGCTAATTTACCTCCTAGAACTCCTCCTTGGTTGAGGTCCGTTTCAATTGCCATG GTGAGTGAGAAGAGTAAACTGAAGGTCACAATTTCGTTCCCAAGCAAGGAGTCTATCGAGAGTTGCCTCGATCAAGAGAGACCTGGCTCTAACCCCAAGCTTGATATGTGCTTTATTATGGGACTGAAGCTTGCCCAAAGGGTGCTTTTTAGGGAGGTTAAAATCCCTCACTTCGGCAATCTGGAAGAGGTCAAGGACTTCTGGTTGGTAAAGGCTCCTTTAATTCCTAAGCTTGAACTCGAAGAGGTTTCGGTGAAGTCTCCTTGCTCTTCGTCTACTACTACTATGAAGTTTGGTGGTGGGAGATTGGAAGAAAAGGTTGAGGAAGTGGAGAAGCAGGTGATTAAAGTGGAGAATGTGGTTAAAGCAGAGATTGTGAGCGAAGAAGCCACTACTGAAGATCTTCACAAAGCAAAGAAGTACAAATGGTGGTCCAATGAAAG CTTCGAGGCTGGAAAGAGAGTTATTTTAAACATTCTGAAGGAGAAGGAAGCTGTAGCTGAAAACCCAATATACAGAGCTGCTTTAAGGAAGGAGGCTCAGAAGGAAATTGGTAACACAGGGCTGTTGGATCACCTTCTCAAGGATATACCAGGAAAGATCGCGCCTGATGGAACTTCTCGTTTCCAACGCTGTTACAATGCTGATGGGGTGATAATGTACTGGCTGGAAAGTGCTGACCTAGTTGATGTTCGGAAGAAGGCTGGTGTTGCTGATCCGTTCTGGATCCCACCACCCGGTTGGAAGCAGGGTGCCTGCTCCGCTGGGTGTCCCTGTGCTAAAGAGGTGGAGCTACTGAGGGAAGAACTTTCTAAAGTCAAAAG AGATTTGGAAGAGACTCAGAAGCAACTAAATGAAGTTTGTGCTGGTGATATGAGAAG GTATTGTGACTGTAACAACTGGGTAGGAGGTTTCTGGTAA
- the LOC113730362 gene encoding protein AMEIOTIC 1 isoform X2, whose translation MVPTTRGRATKLNVAVGGFYKILHANLPPRTPPWLRSVSIAMVSEKSKLKVTISFPSKESIESCLDQERPGSNPKLDMCFIMGLKLAQRVLFREVKIPHFGNLEEVKDFWLVKAPLIPKLELEEVSVKSPCSSSTTTMKFGGGRLEEKVEEVEKQVIKVENVVKAEIVSEEATTEDLHKAKKYKWWSNESFEAGKRVILNILKEKEAVAENPIYRAALRKEAQKEIGNTGLLDHLLKDIPGKIAPDGTSRFQRCYNADGVIMYWLESADLVDVRKKAGVADPFWIPPPGWKQGACSAGCPCAKEVELLREELSKVKRDLEETQKQLNEVCAGDMRR comes from the exons ATGGTTCCAACAACTAGAGGAAGAGCAACCAAACTGAATGTTGCTGTCGGGggtttttacaaaattttacaTGCTAATTTACCTCCTAGAACTCCTCCTTGGTTGAGGTCCGTTTCAATTGCCATG GTGAGTGAGAAGAGTAAACTGAAGGTCACAATTTCGTTCCCAAGCAAGGAGTCTATCGAGAGTTGCCTCGATCAAGAGAGACCTGGCTCTAACCCCAAGCTTGATATGTGCTTTATTATGGGACTGAAGCTTGCCCAAAGGGTGCTTTTTAGGGAGGTTAAAATCCCTCACTTCGGCAATCTGGAAGAGGTCAAGGACTTCTGGTTGGTAAAGGCTCCTTTAATTCCTAAGCTTGAACTCGAAGAGGTTTCGGTGAAGTCTCCTTGCTCTTCGTCTACTACTACTATGAAGTTTGGTGGTGGGAGATTGGAAGAAAAGGTTGAGGAAGTGGAGAAGCAGGTGATTAAAGTGGAGAATGTGGTTAAAGCAGAGATTGTGAGCGAAGAAGCCACTACTGAAGATCTTCACAAAGCAAAGAAGTACAAATGGTGGTCCAATGAAAG CTTCGAGGCTGGAAAGAGAGTTATTTTAAACATTCTGAAGGAGAAGGAAGCTGTAGCTGAAAACCCAATATACAGAGCTGCTTTAAGGAAGGAGGCTCAGAAGGAAATTGGTAACACAGGGCTGTTGGATCACCTTCTCAAGGATATACCAGGAAAGATCGCGCCTGATGGAACTTCTCGTTTCCAACGCTGTTACAATGCTGATGGGGTGATAATGTACTGGCTGGAAAGTGCTGACCTAGTTGATGTTCGGAAGAAGGCTGGTGTTGCTGATCCGTTCTGGATCCCACCACCCGGTTGGAAGCAGGGTGCCTGCTCCGCTGGGTGTCCCTGTGCTAAAGAGGTGGAGCTACTGAGGGAAGAACTTTCTAAAGTCAAAAG AGATTTGGAAGAGACTCAGAAGCAACTAAATGAAGTTTGTGCTGGTGATATGAGAAGGTGA